A single window of Verrucomicrobiota bacterium DNA harbors:
- a CDS encoding sigma-70 family RNA polymerase sigma factor: MDRSGDSLFATQDPSVAEGRAGAFSATHWSVVLAVGQTDLARATAALERLCRTYWYPIYAFIRRRGSDQHEAEDLTQAFFEFLLEKETLKKVDRRKGKFRTFLLAALTNFLTNEWDKRQTLKRGGQRQIISLDEAAAEGLYLREPVESLTPEKLFERRWALAVVEQVLSRLRQEYNTGGKAELIVQLEPALTGEVAPGAFAEWAAELGMSEGAVKVALHRLRRRFGEVLRSEIAHTVSSPEEIDHEIRQLFAAIAN; encoded by the coding sequence ATGGACAGGTCAGGCGACAGTTTATTTGCGACTCAAGATCCCAGCGTCGCGGAAGGACGGGCGGGCGCTTTTTCCGCCACGCACTGGAGCGTGGTGTTGGCGGTAGGACAAACCGATCTCGCCCGCGCCACGGCAGCACTTGAGCGGCTCTGCCGTACTTACTGGTATCCCATTTACGCTTTCATCCGGCGGCGCGGCTCTGATCAACACGAAGCCGAGGATTTGACCCAGGCTTTCTTTGAATTCCTGCTCGAAAAGGAAACGCTCAAGAAAGTGGATCGGCGCAAAGGGAAGTTTCGCACTTTCCTGTTGGCCGCATTGACGAATTTTCTCACCAACGAATGGGACAAGCGCCAGACTTTGAAACGCGGCGGCCAGCGTCAGATTATTTCCCTGGACGAAGCGGCGGCGGAAGGACTTTATCTCCGCGAGCCGGTCGAGTCGCTGACGCCGGAGAAGCTCTTCGAGCGCCGCTGGGCCTTGGCCGTCGTAGAACAAGTGCTCTCCCGGTTGCGGCAGGAATACAACACCGGCGGGAAAGCTGAACTCATTGTGCAACTCGAGCCGGCACTCACGGGTGAAGTGGCGCCCGGCGCGTTTGCCGAGTGGGCGGCGGAACTGGGCATGAGCGAAGGCGCCGTCAAGGTGGCGTTGCACAGGTTGCGACGGCGCTTTGGCGAGGTGCTGCGCAGCGAAATCGCTCATACCGTTTCCAGCCCTGAGGAAATAGACCATGAAATCCGACAACTGTTCGCGGCGATTGCGAACTAG